In one window of Juglans regia cultivar Chandler chromosome 3, Walnut 2.0, whole genome shotgun sequence DNA:
- the LOC108996559 gene encoding disease resistance protein RPV1-like: protein MKKIITSSTTPRWKHDVFLSFYGKDTRKSFTDHLYVGLKRKGILVFKDGETLKRGEFISKELLKAIRESIYAIIIISKNYASSKWCLMELAAIVEWAKKTELTILPIFYHVNPSDIRNLTGSFEKAFAAHKNNLEVGVKKMQKWKNDFREVGNIAGWVVHDSYESALIQEISGNISRKLNCRFSRHDYEKFVAINSRVEEMLNLMDMESNDVRFIGIHGMGGVGKTTLAEIIYDRISCQFEGSSFISCIREESRARGLASLQKQLLSMIMQEETHIWDHHQGIKVIRSMLRNKKVLIILDDVDSEKQLMALSGSPDWFGPGTRMIITCRDSHLLRTHEVNDIYKVEQLQTDEALQLFSLSAFKKTQPTENYKDLSMDFVNYAQGLPLALKVLGSFLFGRTIVAWRSARDQLEAIPNKEIMNILQISFEGLEDLQKELFLDMACLFQRHRLDNMFLQTLESFGYYPAINIDVLVDKSLLIISDGMLFMHDLLKTMGKEMVRRECLEEPGRRSRLCRQEDIFHVLKNNTGTEAIEGIVLDFCPKTKHRFNAKAFSKMRKLRHLKIIPRISQIYGSPTIEWHGDPLKSMPTYELRFLHWSGYHLKTLPSSFQPKNLTVLRMTCSRIKQLWKGLMVLETLKHLNLSYSENLIETPDLTGAPNLEEIILGGCKSLYKVHPSIGVLKRLKIMVLSHCGCLRRLPDQFCLESLEFMSLTERSRLEKFPEFLGDMTSLKGLVFSEPIKTNLPSSFKSFSGLRYLYLKDCKNISVFPSFIYSLSYLDRLCLDGWSRLEKFPDLSRLECLSHFTALGTAITQIPSVNLIPKSILSLSLEGRKWMPRKSTTDSAIFFNDCSLPKQSSDATYDIGSLVEYQMEGVFEVETMYIDFDSERENILDMAGGGRFRNSFYADAIYGWSLGSGIPKWVHNKCNGSSVKIDLEGNMKLGMGCAIFIVCDYHQFHSPQDEPIGFWAYIPAPPFLERWKSNNLDKQSFIKMSITAEMDYCLYRRPIQVEVKECGMHLVCPDDDNSQSYNSIAPHLGLGSSNLDFYRGFYFSLTTTK from the exons atgaaaaaaatcataaccTCTTCCACAACACCTCGATGGAAGCATGATGTTTTCCTTAGTTTCTATGGTAAAGACACTCGCAAGAGTTTTACGGATCATCTATATGTTGGTTTAAAACGGAAAGGCATTCTCGTCTTCAAGGATGGTGAAACACTCAAGCGAGGAGAATTCATTTCTAAAGAGCTTTTGAAAGCAATTCGAGAATCCATATACGCAATCATCATTATTTCGAAAAACTATGCGTCTTCCAAATGGTGCCTCATGGAACTTGCCGCGATCGTTGAATGGGCTAAGAAGACGGAGCTCACAATTTTGCCCATTTTCTATCATGTGAATCCTTCTGATATAAGAAATCTGACAGGGTCTTTTGAAAAAGCTTTCGCTGCCCATAAAAACAACCTCGAGGTTGGCGTCAAGAAGATGCAGAAGTGGAAAAATGATTTCCGAGAAGTCGGCAATATTGCAGGATGGGTTGTACATGACAG TTACGAATCAGCGTTGATCCAAGAAATTAGTGGAAATATATCTCGTAAGTTGAATTGTAGATTCTCCCGTCATGATTACGAGAAATTTGTTGCTATTAACTCTCGTGTAGAAGAAATGCTGAACTTAATGGATATGGAATCGAATGATGTTCGCTTCATAGGAATTCATGGGATGGGTGGCGTTGGTAAAACAACTCTGGCCgaaataatttatgatagaATTTCTTGTCAATTTGAAGGAAGTagctttatttcttgtattAGAGAAGAATCTAGAGCTCGTGGTCTAGCttctttacaaaaacaacttctttCTATGATCATGCAAGAAGAAACACATATATGGGATCATCACCAgggaatcaaggtgataaggaGCATGCTGCGGAATAAAAAGGTTCTTATCATCCTTGATGACGTGGATAGTGAAAAACAACTAATGGCATTATCAGGGAGTCCGGATTGGTTTGGTCCAGGGACTAGGATGATTATAACATGTAGAGATAGTCATCTGTTGAGAACACATGAAGTGAATGATATCTATAAGGTTGAGCAGCTTCAAACTGATGAAGCATTGCAACTCTTTAGTTTGTCGGCCTTCAAGAAAACCCAACCTACAGAGAATTACAAGGATCTATCTATGGATTTTGTGAATTATGCTCAAGGCCTTCCTTTAGCTCTTAAAGTTTTGGGTTCCTTCTTATTTGGGAGAACGATAGTTGCCTGGAGAAGTGCTAGGGATCAACTAGAGGCAATTCCtaataaagaaattatgaatATACTTCAAATAAGTTTTGAGGGGCTGGAGGATTTGCAGAAAGAGTTGTTCTTGGATATGGCATGTTTGTTCCAACGACACAGGCTAGATAACATGTTTTTGCAGACATTAGAAAGTTTTGGTTATTATCCCGCCATCAACATTGACGTTCTCGTAGACAAGTCCCTCCTAATCATCTCAGATGGAATGTTgttcatgcatgatttgcttAAAACAATGGGCAAGGAAATGGTTCGTCGCGAATGTCTTGAAGAACCTGGACGACGCAGTAGACTGTGTCGTCAAGAAGATATCTTCCATGTATTGAAGAATAATACG GGAACTGAAGCAATTGAAGGCATAGTCCTGGATTTTTGTCCTAAAACCAAACATAGATTCAATGCCAAAGCATTCTCAAAGATGAGAAAATTAAGACATCTTAAAATTATTCCTCGAATTAGTCAAATTTATGGCTCACCAACTATAGAATGGCATGGAGATCCTTTAAAATCCATGCCAACCTATGAGTTGCGATTCTTACACTGGTCTGGATATCATTTGAAAACGTTGCCAAGCAGTTTCCAACCAAAAAATCTCACTGTACTGCGCATGACTTGCAGCCGCATCAAACAACTATGGAAGGGATTGATG GTTTTAGAAACTTTGAAGCACTTGAATCTGAGTTATTCTGAGAACTTGATTGAGACACCTGATTTGACGGGAGCCCCAAATCTTGAGGAAATAATCCTTGGAGGTTGTAAAAGCTTGTATAAAGTCCATCCATCCATTGGAGTTCTCAAACGACTAAAAATAATGGTTTTAAGTCATTGCGGATGTCTTAGAAGACTTCCAGACCAGTTCTGCTTGGAATCTCTTGAATTTATGAGTCTTACCGAACGTTCAAGACTTGAGAAGTTTCCAGAATTTTTGGGAGATATGACATCACTGAAGGGCTTGGTTTTTAGCGAGCCTATCAAAACAAACTTACCATCATCATTTAAGAGTTTCTCTGGCCTTcgctatttatatttaaaagattgcaaaaacatttcagtttttcctagttttatatatagtttgtcATATCTTGATCGTCTCTGTCTGGATGGTTGGTCAAGACTAGAGAAATTTCCAGACTTGAGTAGATTGGAATGCCTTAGCCATTTTACGGCACTGGGAACTGCTATAACGCAAATACCATCTGTTAATCTAATCCCCAAAAGCATTCTCTCCTTAAGTCTCGAAGGACGCAAGTGGATGCCACGTAAATCAACAACAGATTCGGCCATCTTCTTTAATGACTGCTCTTTGCCAAAACAAAGCTCAGATGCCACCTATGATATTGGATCACTTGTAGAATATCAGATGGAAGGAGTATTTGAGGTAGAAACAATGTACATCGATTTTGACAGCGAAAGAGAGAATATTTTAGACATGGCAGGTGGAGGTCGTTTTAGGAATTCATTCTATGCCGATGcg ATATATGGGTGGTCGTTGGGATCTGGAATCCCGAAGTGGGTACACAATAAATGTAATGGCTCCTCTGTAAAGATAGATTTGGAGGGAAATATGAAGCTGGGTATGGGGTGTGCTATCTTTATTGTTTGTGATTATCATCAATTCCATTCCCCTCAAG ACGAGCCAATTGGATTCTGGGCATATATACCAGCTCCGCCATTTTTGGAACGCTGGAAATCGAATAATTTGGATAAACAGAGCTTCATTAAGATGTCAATTACAGCAGAAATGGATTATTGCCTTTATCGTAGACCAATACAAGTAGAAGTGAAAGAATGCGGGATGCATTTAGTATGTCCGGATGATGATAATTCACAGTCCTATAATAGCATCGCTCCTCATCTTGGTTTGggatcttcaaatttagatttctatcgtggattttatttttctttgacgACGACGAAGTGA